The following are encoded in a window of Candidatus Poseidoniia archaeon genomic DNA:
- a CDS encoding MFS transporter, whose protein sequence is KAGVGSATNDASREVGGALGIAIGGSVLNEIYQSSVKIPEGLEVHSPVATESFPAAMRIGGKLLSEGNMLGSELIDNARLAFMEGMVGSAMVSAGIAFITAILVKFYMPGKTK, encoded by the coding sequence ACAAAGCAGGCGTTGGAAGTGCTACTAACGATGCTAGTAGAGAAGTTGGTGGTGCCCTTGGAATTGCTATTGGGGGGAGTGTTCTGAACGAAATATATCAGAGTAGTGTAAAAATTCCTGAAGGTTTAGAAGTTCATTCACCAGTTGCCACAGAATCATTTCCTGCAGCTATGAGGATAGGTGGGAAATTACTTAGTGAAGGCAATATGCTTGGTTCCGAATTAATTGATAATGCTCGTTTGGCTTTCATGGAAGGTATGGTTGGTTCAGCGATGGTGTCTGCAGGAATAGCTTTCATTACAGCAATACTCGTTAAATTTTACATGCCAGGAAAAACAAAATAA